Proteins from a single region of Megachile rotundata isolate GNS110a chromosome 7, iyMegRotu1, whole genome shotgun sequence:
- the LOC143264857 gene encoding uncharacterized protein LOC143264857: protein MEPTMQPRIVHYTFEHMDALDHPFPTISTSPKSTSPTKINVIASSIPIAHARIMNLVFLSLGGSLNLLIIIVIFSRSSMRTSSNLYIVSMACSNLLILMEPLEEVLRWFFDVNMMLNMDYVCLINFDVSVITIAILKFMQYVNIFEEYTPFGHVLLRRYTTIKAIFLVWVACTISIALGLHIYDFFEGDMADMYVWETFMFTILPFTVFVVLDYLVIYELIILKYIEGSWRWKELRHFALLVIIAIFFFLIRAPYRIARAINFIEPKALCCTDSRREVLYFMAKTFPIIFAIIYISFSTEFRKNFQEILRCRYLFPNKTLADVDV, encoded by the exons ATGGAACCGACAATGCAGCCACGCATCGTGCACTATACCTTCGAGCACATGGACGCTTTGGACCATCCTTTCCCGACCATTTCCACCAGTCCCAAGTCAACAAGTCCCACGAAAATTAACGTCATCGCCTCAAGTATTCCCATAGCCCACGCTCGGATCATGAATCTGGTATTTCTGTCACTTGGAGGCAGTCTGAATCTCTTGATCATCATAGTGATCTTCTCGAGATCGTCCATGAGAACGTCCTCGAATCTGTACATCGTGAGCATGGCGTGCTCTAACTTGCTCATCCTGATGGAACCTCTCGAAGAAGTACTTCGTTGGTTCTTCGACGTAAACATGATGCTAAATATGGACTACGTATGCTTGATCAATTTCGACGTATCGGTGATTACGATCGCGATCTTGAAGTTCATGCAGTATGTTAACATCTTCGAGGAATATACACCGTTTGGACATGTACTCCTGAGGCGCTATACTACCATCAAAGCGATCTTCCTGGTGTGGGTCGCGTGTACTATATCGATCGCCTTGGGTCTACATATATACGACTTTTTTGAGGGTGACATGGCCGATATGTATGTTTGGGAAACTTTTATGTTCACCATTTTGCCCTTCACCGTATTCGTCGTGCTTGATTATTTGGTCATTTATGAATTGATAATATTGAAGTATATCGAAGGGTCGTGGCGGTGGAAGGAGTTGAGGCACTTCGCTTTGTTGG TGATCATAGCAATCTTTTTTTTCCTGATTCGAGCACCATATCGAATCGCCAGGGCGATCAATTTCATAGAGCCCAAAGCGTTATGTTGCACAGACAGCCGACGAGAAGTGCTCTATTTTATGGCGAAGACGTTTCCAATTATTTTCGCAATCATTTACATCTCGTTCTCCACCGAATTTCGTAAAAATTTCCAG GAGATTCTAAGATGTCGGTATCTCTTTCCTAATAAAACCCTCGCCGATGTCGACGTTTAA